TCAACATGTTTCAATATATTATCTTGTCTATTATAGGGGGAAAACAtgtgaggttttttttttatgttggcTGGTATACACAGTATGCACTTAGTATGCATGTCAAAATGTCACATTCATAAGATAGGCTGCCATGAAGTTGTCTCTCCTCCTTCTTTGCTCATACTTGGCATCAACGCGGACCTGGTCAGACCCCAAAACTTGTCAGGCTTCAGCTTTCGCTTGGTTGCACTGAATTTCCACCCCATATGACTTGAGCAGTGTCGACACTGAATTATTGTCCATGCATATCTATTAAGAAATGATAACACTGAAAACCCTAACCGCAATGATGACGTACACTACTGCAGTAGATTCTGATGACGTACACTACTGCAGTAGATTCTGTTGTTAAATTATAGATAAGTCCTACATATATGTGCTGTATTGTGACTTGATAATTAGGTAAGGTTTAACATCTATACATACCCTGGAAACCAGCTGTTTTCTTTTGAGGGCCGACCAATCAAGTTGAGATTTTGAGCTCGATAAAGAGTCAATGTTTCATGAATATAGCCACCAGGGTTAACATAAGCTGCCATGGGACCATCAAGAGACATactacaaaattaaacataattaaattatttatattttactttctgTTTGTAATCAcctgaaaatattaataaaatgttaaaacttaCCAAAAAACATCAGACTTGTTTGCAATCTGGTGACCGCATCTCTTACAACATAGTAATGTACACTGAAAGAAGATAGTACACATGTTAAACTACAGTTGACACTACTGCTACTACTTCTGCTAGACCACAACCTACCTTCTTTAGTAAGTCAAGCTCACAACACTACTGCTACTACTTCTGCTAGACCACAACCTACCTTCTTTAGTAAGTCAAGCTCACAACACTACTGCTACTACTTCTGCTAGACCACAACCTACCTTCTTTAGTAAGTCAAGCTCACAACACTACCACTACTACTTCTGCTAGACCACAACCTACCTCCTTTAGTAAGTCAAGCTCACAACACTACCACTACTACTTCTGTTAGACCACAACCTACCTTCTTTAGTAAGTCAAGCTCACATCACTACCACTACTACTTCTGCTAGACCACAACCTACCTCCTTTAGTAAGTCAAGCTCACAACACTACCACTACTACTTCTGCTAGACCACAACCTACCTCCTTTAGTAAGTCAAGCTCACAACACTACCACTACTACTTCTGTTAGACCACAACCTACCTCCTTTAGTAAGTCAAGCTCACAACACTACCACTACTACTTCTGCTAGACCACAACCTACCTCCTTTAGTAAGTCAAGCTCACAACACTACCACTACTACTTCTGTTAGACCACAACCTACCTCCTTTAGTAAGTCAAGCTCACAACACTACCACTACTACTTCTTCTAGACCACAACCTACCTCCTTTAGTAAGTCAAGCTCACAACACTACCACTACTACTTCTGTTAGACCACAACCTACCTCCTTTAGTAAGTCAAGCTCACATCACTACCACTACTACTTCTGTTAGACCACAACCTACCTTCTTTAGTAAGTCAAGCTCACAACACTACCACTACTACTTCTGCTAGACCACAACCTACCTTCTTTAGTAAGTCAAGCTCACAACACTACTGCTACTACTTCTGTTAGACCACAACCTACCTTCTTTAGTAAGTCAAGCTCACAACACTACCACTACTACTTCTGCTAGACCACAACCTACCTTCTTTAGTAAGTCTAGCTCACATCTCATTCTTTGTATTGGTGAGTTCACTTTCAGTAACAACAACCTCTGACTGTCATTAATTGGAATATTGCTGGCAACCCAAAATGAAAAATCTACAAAAGAAAGAAACATTCATCTAAATATCcatattaaaaaatgaagtttaaaataatattacaacaatTAGGTTTTACCTGACGGACGTTCTGGGATTGTGCTAAATGTAATAGATCCCTCGTACCAGCTCCGTAACTCTTCTTTTATCAAGGCCATTAGATATTcctaataaataatgtataaataatgcACTATCAAATTATACTCAGCAGAATGTAAATTTTTACGACCTGACAACAATCAGTATCAACCAGACAATAAACTTACAGAATCGTACATCTGGTATACCCAAGGAGGCCACCATGTAAACTGTGACTCAAACAACTTATTTTTTCTCCTTCTTGAATCGAAAATAGTTTGTTTATGCGGTAAAAGCGCCCTCTGTTTGTAATATGAATTCATCCTCGCACCATGTAAAGGATCTAGAATTTCTTTGTCTGGAAGAATCTGTACCTTAGCAACCATGTTCCTGAAAACATGAATACAACTGTTGTTAATAACTTTTATGATTATTTAAGaataaatttagttttttaggtgtctttatttaattataaacagCAAGATATTTACCCATCTGTTTGTCTACTAATATCCATAATTTTAAATCGCTGTCTTCCCATTGCTTTGATCTTCATATTTTCTAAACcattttcatcattttcttttaCACTATAAATCTCAGCCGTTGTTCCAACTGATGCAACACCTTGCTCAAAATCTTGTCTAAAAACGCAAGAGAGTAGCATTGTAAAATCCAAGGAGTAAACAAGtcaatatgaaataaaataatgatcattcttttatataataatcatttacaAGTAACAACTTACCCAACACTCACAACACCAAATGTACGGTCCTTCTGAAGCACATGTCATAATCATTTACAAGTAACAACTTACCCAACACTGACAACGTCAAATATACGGTCCTTCTGAAGCACATGTCATAATCATTTACAAATGACAACTTATCCAAAACTCACAACGCCAAATGTACGATCCTTCTGAAGCACATGTCATAATCATTTACAAATGACAACTTACCCAACACTCACAGCGTCAAATGTACGGTCCTTCTGAAGCACAAGTCATAATCATTTACAAGTAACAACTTATCCGACACTCACAACGCCAAATGTACGGTCCTTCTGAAGCACATATCATAATCATTTACAAATGACAACTTACCCAACACTCACAGCGTCAAATGTACGGTCCTTCTGAAGCACATGTCATAATCATTTACAAATGACACCTTACCCAACAATGACAACGTCAAAAGTACGGTCCTTCTGTAACACATGTCATAATCATTTACAAATGACCACTTACCTAACACTCACAACGTCAAATGTACAGTCCTTCTGTAACACATGTCATAATCATTTACAAATGACCACTTACCCAACACTCACAACGCCAAATGTACGGTCCTTCTGTAACACATGTCTCATCATTGAGATCTTTCTTGGATCAAGGAGTTGTAATGGAATGGTTTGACCAGGGATGAGTACAACATTATTGAGAGGCATCAGAGGAAGTGTTACATAACTTTCATCATCATGGATTGTACGACCACTGTATTCTTCTAAATCATTTCccaaatactgtaaaaaaaagagaaaatattCATCAATTATCTTCAGATTCAGAATGCATAAATGGTGATAAAATTACACTCCACCATTAGAATAGTTTAGAAGTAATGTAAAATAGCCTAATAGAAGACTTAAATAGTAAGTATGTACTTACAGAATGAGCCGTAGGAAGTGATGGGTCAAAATTGAATTTAGCTGGtctttttttcactttttcatGATCTTCAACTCCCCTAATGTTTATCCTCCAATCATTTAtattcatttcaatattttcttgaGCTTCTGGTTCTAAACAATTATTCAATACatacattcattattaattacttaattaatacttCTATATACACAAATAAGCTATAATAAGTtacattacataataatgttgCAAACACATCTTGCTGTTGCTCCAGCCTAAATCGTTTTACCACCATCCGGGGAATTCCCAGTAGATAGGCAGGGCTAGCTAGGCTGCATACCCGACGAGCTGCTAGCaagttaggcctagctaagctaggcctactactagatagtacaggcctaggcctagtaggcctaggcctagtttaggcctagcctagcctttGTATATGAAAGAAGAGGCAAgatttttatcaaaattaacCATCAATTTATATTAATAGCTTATCTTTTTAAAGAACAGATATTAGCAAGttgcatttaatattaataaaagttaACTTTACCACTGTCAGAGGAAGAATCAAAACCTTCGTCATGTACTTCGTCCATGTTTACTTTGCTCAGGTCAAATGTCAATGGGCGGGAACTGAAATTCTCCCAACCAATCAGGTTACACGCAGTGTTGTTAATAGAAAAAAGGGGAATTACCACACTcaattataaacaaacaaatctgCGGCACTGTTTAGTATAGAATAGTACTGTACGAAGTATGCAGCTGtttggaaaaaaatattgatcgagattatttgatattaattggTAACTGACCACGTGTACATTATATCAGGTAGGCACATTAACATTAGTTATTTATGGAAGAAAACTAATAATAGAGGCTACATTAAAACAACAAATCTCAGGGAGAAGATGAacagcagtaggcctactactactatttaCACATGGTCATTGCCCAAACGTACCAGTACTTTTAACTATCACCAACAACCAGCAGCAATtggtaggtaggcctactacactgcCACGAGTAGAAAACTACtctatttatttacagtattcaaTTTCACCCAGAATGTACCCgtaatgttattaattattaaatcattaccattttgtgcttttgtggagttgtttttgcttgtttttttttttcagatggtGCTAACATCAAAGAtgcacaaaataaaatacattgtatttattatcgCAATTATATGTTTCTTTGGAGTATTAGCTAAAAAAGCTAaagattattataaaatacttgAAGTTGATAAAAAAGCATCTCAACAAGAAATTAAAAAGGCTTTCAGAAAACTAGCCATCAAATATCATCCAGACAAAAATAAAGATCCTGATGCAGAAAAGAAGTTTGTTGAAATAGCAAAAggtttgttaaataaattagaAGAATTTCCACAATATTGTCattatattaatacagtatctaAGCTTGTTATTATGAGGTTTCAGTTTTATTCTTTGTAAagtaattaaaattacattccattgatttataaacatatatttattagtatttatttgtCATACAtctattacaaaatatacatatttttcttttagcATATGAAGTTCTTTATGATCCAGAAAAACGCAAACAGTATGATCAGCTGGGAGCCAGTCACTATGAAAGTCATACTAAAGGAGGCGGAAGTCACTCTGGAGGTCAAGAGTCAAAGTTTAATTACAATGAGTTCTTCAAAAACTTTGATGATACAGTCCGATTTGGTAAAAGAAAAAATGCAAAGCAAAATAAGAAAAGTGGTcataaatttaattcaatttttgacGGTCTTTGGGATGACTTTGATTCCGACAGTACAATGAAAGACATGTTGAATAATATGTTCAAGGATATGGGAGGAGCTGGAGCCAATTTTGACGGCTTTGGTGCTTTTGGTTCAGCTGGTAAAAAAAAGGTAATTATTTctagtaaaattaattttttattgcaaCATTATTGCAAGGATTTTCAGGGCTGCATGAATAAAAACACTTCATATTTCATTTCAGGCGAACTCGTTTATGAGCGGTCAAGCCCACATGTTTGGTAAGAATTACGtcaactttaaaaaatataacatgtaTTTGaattaacaaacaaataattgtaacaatattttagtttttgtgttctattttatttgttttcagttgtcattatttaatatactaaCTAACACTAACTAACACTTGTGCACCCACACTTTCCCTATTGTCATCACCGTATTCCCTCCCTCATTTTCCCCACATTAACATCCTCAGCTAAACATCTTCACACTCACGACTCACACCAAGCCAAATCAAGAATTTTAGTAATGGTAtcaaaaatgatgaaaaaaaacaataaaaaagataaaacaaaacagaaagACGCAAAGCCACCACcggtaaagaaaaaagaaacgCCAAAGCCGCCACTGGTAAAAAAGGAAGCTCCGAAGCCGCCTCCCCCTAAGCCGCCTCCCCCTAAGCCGCCTCCCCCTAAGCCACCTCccacaccaccaccaccacaacCTGAAAAAACAACAAAGCCTAAAAAAGGGATACTTTCAAAAGATGAATTCAAGGCAGAGTTCGACCGAATGAGGGCGGCATTCAAAGAAAAATTAGCTAAACTGAAGGGCGAATCTGACGTTACTAGTTCAACTACTGTAGATAAAGACGGCAAGAAGCATACTACAATCACTTCTAAAACTACTAGTAACAACCCTCAAAGCAAGGTGCCAAAAGATAACAACAGACTTTTTAAGGAAAAAACAATGGACAAAAATAAAGAACAGAAAACTGGTAAAAATAATCCAAAAAATGCATCACAAAGCCAAAATCTAAAAAGCAGTTTAAATCAAAAAAGACATGAAGCATTGCATAGTTCAACAGttaatagtattttaaagaaacacAAAAACAGAAGGAAGGGCGCAAAAGGACAGCCTGAAGATGAAAAGAATAAAGATGTTAAAACAATGAATCATAACCGGTTGAAACACAAATTGAAAGTTCCCTTGAAAAAGAAACCTTTAAAGAATTATTCAAAGGTTCCTGAAGCAGCTAGTGAACAAGAAAGTGAGAATACTAATAAATTTGAGAAAGATAGAAACCAATCCACTATAAAAACAGTACATACTACTAGACACAATGCCCACAAGAACAGGCAGAAACAACATGAAGGAATAAAGAAAAAGcctaacaaacaaattatatattctgAAAAACTATATTTTGAAGGATCAAGGAATTGTGTTGAACCAACTGGTTATAAAGATGGCAACGGTCAGATTTTATTTTGCAACTCTCCTATTATTGAAAATAGATACAAACATTCAGCCAACGTTTTTTCTAAACATGATACAACCCCCGGCGGCaggtattcatttatttatagtgtACATACTTCTGTGTTCTAtgctttcatttattttaatccaTCCATCTTATATCTTTATTCCGTAACTTATTTTCAATCAATCCGTCCATTTTATACCCTTATCCGACAATGTAAAATGAACCGTCCAATTTGTATCCCTGTTCCACAATCCATTTTCTGTGTAGTGGATGGTTAATCAGTAACTTAAGTGGCTGTTAAATATTCACTGATTTTTACCGATATGCATGGCACCCTATAACTTTATCTCTATTCCTTTTTTAATGCACCTTTATGTTTTATAtgttaaattgcatttttgtgAGTTATTTTTTAGTGTATGTATAGCAAAAAAGTTATAAAAGCTTATttctatttaaagatgtattgtcccttgaaacacacaaaaattaaagtcaaaatattctaaatttaaagtggccatatcaaagtaatattaaagttaatcactttaagtcgaaaattcgagccaaaaaaaacaagtttacgtaattaacaggtaaattagtttaattacatttatctggaaa
This DNA window, taken from Antedon mediterranea chromosome 9, ecAntMedi1.1, whole genome shotgun sequence, encodes the following:
- the LOC140059315 gene encoding uncharacterized protein, whose amino-acid sequence is MVLTSKMHKIKYIVFIIAIICFFGVLAKKAKDYYKILEVDKKASQQEIKKAFRKLAIKYHPDKNKDPDAEKKFVEIAKAYEVLYDPEKRKQYDQLGASHYESHTKGGGSHSGGQESKFNYNEFFKNFDDTVRFGKRKNAKQNKKSGHKFNSIFDGLWDDFDSDSTMKDMLNNMFKDMGGAGANFDGFGAFGSAGKKKANSFMSGQAHMFAKHLHTHDSHQAKSRILVMVSKMMKKNNKKDKTKQKDAKPPPVKKKETPKPPLVKKEAPKPPPPKPPPPKPPPPKPPPTPPPPQPEKTTKPKKGILSKDEFKAEFDRMRAAFKEKLAKLKGESDVTSSTTVDKDGKKHTTITSKTTSNNPQSKVPKDNNRLFKEKTMDKNKEQKTGKNNPKNASQSQNLKSSLNQKRHEALHSSTVNSILKKHKNRRKGAKGQPEDEKNKDVKTMNHNRLKHKLKVPLKKKPLKNYSKVPEAASEQESENTNKFEKDRNQSTIKTVHTTRHNAHKNRQKQHEGIKKKPNKQIIYSEKLYFEGSRNCVEPTGYKDGNGEFSNSFAGSSSRSCRTVTERNGNQVLTYTKCT
- the LOC140059597 gene encoding protein cereblon-like; its protein translation is MDEVHDEGFDSSSDSEPEAQENIEMNINDWRINIRGVEDHEKVKKRPAKFNFDPSLPTAHSYLGNDLEEYSGRTIHDDESYVTLPLMPLNNVVLIPGQTIPLQLLDPRKISMMRHVLQKDRTFGVVSVGQDFEQGVASVGTTAEIYSVKENDENGLENMKIKAMGRQRFKIMDISRQTDGNMVAKVQILPDKEILDPLHGARMNSYYKQRALLPHKQTIFDSRRRKNKLFESQFTWWPPWVYQMYDSEYLMALIKEELRSWYEGSITFSTIPERPSDFSFWVASNIPINDSQRLLLLKVNSPIQRMRCELDLLKKCTLLCCKRCGHQIANKSDVFCMSLDGPMAAYVNPGGYIHETLTLYRAQNLNLIGRPSKENSWFPGYAWTIIQCRHCSSHMGWKFSATKRKLKPDKFWGLTRSALMPSMSKEGGETTSWQPIL